A single Ignavibacteriales bacterium DNA region contains:
- a CDS encoding phosphatase PAP2 family protein, with protein MTDFLYSIDLAVFYFFNHTISNAAFTRFFSLITNVNNWYITYAVLLGILFFNDGKKGKLAVLFVLLLVVASDQLGYRILKEYFQRPRPCMALSDAITPLGCNGTWSFPSNHALNNFAVAMFFVRLYPNLKYLLFITAGLIALSRVYLGLHYPSDIIGGALIGIGLGYVFALMHKTVQKYTGK; from the coding sequence ATGACCGATTTTCTTTACTCAATAGACCTGGCGGTATTTTACTTTTTTAACCATACCATATCCAATGCGGCCTTCACCAGGTTTTTCTCCCTGATCACCAATGTAAACAACTGGTATATCACCTACGCAGTGCTTCTGGGAATTCTCTTTTTTAATGATGGGAAGAAGGGAAAGCTTGCTGTTCTTTTTGTGCTTCTGCTGGTGGTCGCATCCGATCAGCTCGGCTACCGGATTCTGAAGGAATATTTTCAGCGGCCCAGGCCCTGCATGGCGCTAAGCGATGCTATCACTCCTTTAGGCTGCAACGGCACCTGGTCTTTCCCCTCAAACCATGCACTGAACAATTTTGCGGTGGCAATGTTTTTTGTCCGGCTCTATCCAAACCTGAAGTATCTGCTTTTTATTACCGCGGGACTGATAGCCTTATCAAGGGTGTATCTCGGACTGCATTACCCGTCCGACATTATCGGCGGCGCGCTTATTGGTATCGGGCTGGGATATGTGTTTGCATTGATGCATAAGACGGTGCAGAAATACACGGGAAAGTAA
- the ccsA gene encoding cytochrome c biogenesis protein CcsA produces the protein MIGSIVLTLALAMSVFSMVMYFYTYRGAKNTLALARLSYHAMAMLVIIASTILLYFILTHQYQYKYVYSYSSSDLPLGYLIATFWAGQEGSFMLWLLLTAIIGIFLQSYASRMGDLEPRLMMVYALATSFLLTMVSPMLKSPFAYLWTDPVFVDIKNVNQSIFSIQALQGFFFSDPSNGTNFLKISSDILPVLSSLGMSVNDVIIQGKGLNPLLQNFWMQIHPPILFVGFAMGTVPFAFAMAALIKNDYRDWVRQSFPWILGGAGVLGLGIMLGGYWAYGILGWGGYWAWDPVENSSLVPWLISVAAIHTMVVQRKDQGKDPNRIGRYAVTNLILSMSIYILVLYSTFLTRSGVLGDASVHSFVDPGMIVYLFLITLIGSFAALGAGMVIYRWKTLSAANAEARSEEELLSRELSLFTAAVAMTASAIIVFTGTSAPIFGQSVDIVFYDDMHIPLAIIIMFLNGMSLLLKWKATKGAELFKKLRWPAILSLAITAAVIIFGGVTNIMMILMTLSSAFALIVNGEIAYKIFTGKPKMAGAYIAHMGIAFFILGVVGSAGHSIEKDIDLPKGQTVEVFGHKLTFTGYNGIENNKKFAFNVDVLKGDEKYTVSPVMYISDFNQGLMREPDILMGLTKDLYISPLGFEEAGADHAEGNEITLTVDEETRVQGLKIKYVDFVKPDMTAMMGGGDFVMGAKLSVEKDGQVFAMDALMRSTGGNVTFDVLEIPGSDLKIQLKKVDPATKNADFVVSGGSHDGHNHATGEVLSVTASIKPYVNLVWLGVIVMTAGFFFSMFRRLDETVPSGSSEN, from the coding sequence ATGATCGGCAGTATTGTATTAACTCTTGCTCTTGCAATGAGTGTTTTTTCCATGGTGATGTATTTCTACACGTACCGCGGAGCAAAAAACACACTCGCTCTTGCCCGCCTCTCCTATCATGCGATGGCGATGCTGGTAATTATTGCATCCACCATTCTTCTCTATTTTATCCTGACACATCAGTATCAGTATAAATATGTTTACAGCTACTCGAGCAGCGATCTTCCCCTTGGCTACCTGATAGCCACTTTCTGGGCAGGTCAGGAAGGAAGCTTCATGCTGTGGCTGCTGCTTACGGCAATCATCGGTATCTTCCTTCAGTCCTATGCTTCGAGGATGGGTGACCTTGAACCCCGTCTGATGATGGTGTATGCACTGGCAACTTCATTCCTGCTCACCATGGTTTCCCCCATGCTGAAGAGCCCCTTTGCGTATCTCTGGACCGATCCGGTTTTTGTTGATATCAAAAATGTGAACCAGTCCATTTTTAGTATACAGGCACTGCAGGGATTCTTTTTCAGTGATCCCTCAAACGGAACAAATTTCCTGAAGATCAGTTCGGATATACTGCCGGTGCTTTCATCTCTTGGCATGTCCGTAAATGATGTGATTATTCAGGGAAAAGGGCTGAACCCTCTGCTGCAGAATTTCTGGATGCAGATTCATCCCCCGATTCTTTTTGTCGGTTTCGCTATGGGAACCGTCCCTTTTGCTTTTGCGATGGCGGCTCTTATTAAAAACGATTACCGCGACTGGGTACGCCAGTCATTCCCCTGGATTCTGGGAGGAGCAGGAGTTCTCGGACTCGGCATTATGCTCGGCGGCTACTGGGCTTACGGAATTCTCGGCTGGGGCGGTTACTGGGCATGGGACCCGGTTGAAAACTCAAGTCTGGTTCCCTGGCTGATAAGCGTTGCCGCAATTCACACCATGGTGGTGCAGCGGAAAGATCAGGGGAAAGACCCTAACCGCATCGGACGCTACGCAGTGACCAACCTCATTCTTTCGATGAGTATATACATCCTCGTTCTTTACAGCACATTCCTCACCCGCAGCGGTGTGCTTGGTGATGCTTCGGTTCATTCATTTGTTGATCCGGGCATGATTGTGTATCTCTTCCTGATTACCCTTATCGGCTCATTTGCAGCACTCGGGGCGGGAATGGTTATCTACCGCTGGAAAACCCTGAGTGCCGCGAACGCTGAGGCAAGAAGCGAAGAGGAACTCCTTTCGCGGGAACTTTCACTTTTTACTGCTGCCGTGGCAATGACTGCTTCAGCGATTATCGTCTTTACCGGAACATCGGCTCCCATATTCGGGCAGTCGGTGGATATTGTCTTTTATGATGATATGCACATCCCTCTTGCGATAATTATCATGTTCCTGAACGGCATGAGTCTGCTGCTGAAATGGAAAGCCACTAAAGGTGCAGAATTATTTAAGAAGCTGCGCTGGCCTGCGATACTTTCACTTGCGATCACAGCCGCAGTGATAATTTTCGGCGGTGTGACAAACATTATGATGATACTCATGACGCTGAGTTCTGCATTTGCACTTATCGTTAACGGAGAGATTGCTTACAAGATCTTTACCGGAAAACCGAAAATGGCAGGCGCGTATATAGCCCACATGGGTATTGCATTCTTTATACTTGGTGTGGTTGGTTCGGCCGGTCACAGTATTGAAAAGGATATTGATCTGCCGAAAGGACAGACGGTTGAAGTATTTGGCCATAAGCTTACCTTTACCGGCTATAACGGCATTGAAAACAATAAGAAATTTGCGTTTAATGTGGATGTCCTCAAGGGAGATGAAAAATATACCGTTTCCCCGGTGATGTATATCAGCGACTTTAATCAGGGACTGATGCGTGAGCCGGATATCCTGATGGGTCTCACAAAGGACCTTTATATATCACCGCTCGGATTTGAAGAGGCCGGGGCTGACCATGCGGAAGGTAATGAAATAACCCTTACCGTGGACGAAGAAACCCGGGTGCAGGGACTTAAAATCAAGTATGTTGATTTTGTAAAGCCTGACATGACCGCAATGATGGGAGGCGGTGACTTTGTGATGGGCGCAAAACTTTCCGTTGAAAAGGACGGACAGGTTTTTGCAATGGATGCTCTGATGAGGAGCACCGGCGGCAATGTAACTTTTGACGTGCTGGAGATACCCGGTTCCGATCTGAAGATACAGCTGAAAAAAGTTGACCCTGCCACAAAGAATGCTGACTTTGTGGTATCAGGCGGCAGCCATGACGGTCACAACCATGCAACGGGTGAAGTGCTGAGTGTAACCGCGAGCATTAAGCCCTATGTAAATCTGGTATGGCTCGGAGTAATTGTTATGACCGCGGGATTCTTCTTCTCGATGTTCCGCCGTCTTGACGAAACCGTCCCCTCAGGCAGCAGCGAAAACTAA
- a CDS encoding cytochrome c maturation protein CcmE: MKKNKFMFGGIIVTVFLGLMIYLFTQSNIQYVSNFTTVMEKGRTVKATGSWVKEKNYQIDKQNKTFTFFMKDEAGQEMKVVFDGTIPNNFEVATSVVVTGKYENGYFHAKDILTKCPSKYEEQYEEKGGEHPENVKI, translated from the coding sequence ATGAAAAAGAATAAATTCATGTTCGGCGGAATCATTGTGACCGTGTTTCTCGGTCTGATGATCTACCTCTTCACACAAAGTAATATCCAGTATGTGAGCAATTTCACTACCGTCATGGAAAAAGGACGCACCGTGAAAGCAACCGGCAGCTGGGTTAAGGAAAAGAACTATCAGATTGATAAACAGAATAAAACCTTTACCTTCTTCATGAAAGATGAAGCTGGTCAGGAGATGAAAGTGGTCTTTGACGGCACCATACCGAATAATTTTGAAGTGGCTACCAGTGTGGTGGTAACCGGTAAATATGAAAACGGTTACTTCCATGCAAAGGATATCCTTACCAAATGCCCTTCAAAATATGAGGAGCAGTATGAGGAAAAAGGCGGTGAACATCCGGAGAATGTGAAAATATGA
- a CDS encoding CcmD family protein: protein MEFLSQNAIYIVLIIALIVWAGIFGYLWVMDKRLQGIEKEMKK, encoded by the coding sequence ATGGAATTTTTATCACAGAATGCTATATATATCGTACTCATTATCGCCCTGATCGTATGGGCAGGAATCTTTGGCTATCTTTGGGTCATGGATAAGCGCCTGCAGGGTATTGAAAAGGAAATGAAAAAATAA
- the ccsA gene encoding cytochrome c biogenesis protein CcsA — translation MKSNILKVSLFLLLAFVTVAGLAFPIVEKPAHWYEFPLIPGLEENAKIIFFHVPTSWVSVIAFFMSTVFSIMYLRKKRIEDDYKAYTAAQLGMIFTILATVTGAIWAKFAWGAFWSWDPRQTSIFALMLIYGAYFALRSAIEDDEKRARLSSVYSIIAFITVPFFVFIMPRIMRGLHPGSADDSHSGPVVNFKMDQNMLLIFYLSLLGFTILYWWMWSVGHRSLALKEKVQKNYN, via the coding sequence ATGAAAAGCAACATTCTAAAAGTGTCTCTTTTCCTGCTGCTGGCGTTTGTAACCGTGGCAGGACTGGCATTTCCCATAGTTGAGAAACCGGCTCATTGGTATGAGTTTCCTCTCATTCCCGGACTGGAAGAGAATGCAAAAATCATCTTTTTCCACGTCCCCACAAGCTGGGTTTCTGTTATCGCATTCTTTATGTCCACAGTGTTCAGTATCATGTACCTGCGGAAAAAAAGAATTGAGGATGATTATAAAGCGTATACAGCCGCTCAGCTCGGCATGATTTTTACCATCCTGGCAACCGTAACCGGAGCCATCTGGGCAAAATTCGCCTGGGGTGCCTTCTGGAGCTGGGATCCGCGGCAGACTTCCATTTTTGCCCTGATGCTGATCTATGGTGCCTACTTTGCGCTCCGCTCGGCCATTGAGGATGATGAGAAACGCGCACGGCTCTCGTCGGTCTATTCAATTATCGCGTTTATTACCGTCCCTTTTTTCGTCTTCATTATGCCGAGAATTATGCGCGGACTCCACCCCGGCTCAGCCGATGACAGCCATTCCGGCCCGGTTGTGAATTTTAAAATGGATCAGAATATGCTTCTGATTTTTTACCTCTCCCTGCTCGGATTTACCATCCTCTACTGGTGGATGTGGTCCGTGGGACACCGCTCGCTCGCTTTAAAAGAAAAAGTACAGAAAAATTATAACTGA
- a CDS encoding heme exporter protein CcmB — translation MKQAIALFRKDLSSEIRTRYAINSLLMFIIVTISVILYAIGQEKISDYLTGGLLWVIVFFTAMSGLSRTFVSEEERGTVMALQLSATPDTVLSGKFLFNLVLMFSMNIIILVLYSLLFEAFVLKNLSLFLAAYLLGNIGIASASTVIAAIISKAGSKGTLYPVLAFPILLPLMLTLIETTKMSMDGTPFDESLVELAVLGSYNVVMIAASYLLFDIIWKD, via the coding sequence ATGAAACAGGCAATAGCATTATTCCGCAAGGACCTGTCATCGGAAATCCGTACCCGTTACGCGATCAACTCTTTGCTGATGTTTATCATCGTTACGATAAGTGTGATACTCTACGCGATCGGTCAGGAAAAAATATCTGATTACCTGACCGGCGGACTCCTCTGGGTGATCGTATTTTTTACCGCAATGTCCGGTCTCTCCCGTACCTTCGTCTCCGAAGAAGAACGGGGAACAGTGATGGCTCTGCAGCTGAGTGCCACCCCTGATACGGTTCTTTCCGGAAAGTTTTTGTTCAACCTGGTGCTGATGTTCTCCATGAATATCATCATCCTGGTGTTATACAGCCTGCTTTTTGAGGCGTTCGTGCTGAAAAACCTCTCCCTGTTTCTGGCTGCCTATCTGCTTGGAAACATAGGAATTGCTTCAGCATCAACCGTAATCGCGGCAATTATCTCAAAAGCGGGCTCAAAAGGAACCCTGTACCCGGTACTGGCGTTCCCGATTCTCCTGCCGCTGATGCTGACTCTCATCGAAACAACAAAGATGTCCATGGATGGCACACCTTTTGATGAGTCTTTAGTAGAACTTGCCGTATTGGGCAGTTATAATGTCGTCATGATAGCAGCTTCCTATCTTTTGTTCGACATTATATGGAAGGATTAA
- a CDS encoding ABC transporter ATP-binding protein: MSSYSLSVSGLTKIFGRRLIFRGIDMEIAGPGIYGISGINGSGKSTFVKIIAGLLTPSKGMVEHKLGGKKAEDEELPGIIGLASPYLMLYDEFTAEENIDFFSKVRGGNFSSERMRNLFEYFGLTERKDDLLKTYSSGMKQRVKFIFALQHQPQLLILDEPVSNLDIAGKNQIYDMVREYAKDHVVVVASNEEGDLALCSRVIYLGDYKNNGNGEGR; encoded by the coding sequence ATGAGTAGCTATTCACTTTCAGTTTCGGGACTGACAAAAATATTCGGCAGACGATTAATTTTCAGGGGGATTGACATGGAAATAGCCGGACCAGGTATTTACGGTATATCCGGAATCAACGGTTCAGGGAAATCCACCTTTGTCAAGATTATTGCCGGACTTCTCACCCCCTCAAAAGGGATGGTTGAGCATAAACTCGGCGGGAAAAAAGCGGAGGATGAGGAACTCCCCGGTATCATTGGTCTTGCTTCCCCTTACCTGATGCTCTATGATGAGTTCACCGCGGAGGAAAATATTGACTTTTTTTCTAAGGTGCGCGGAGGTAATTTCAGCAGCGAAAGAATGAGGAATTTGTTTGAGTATTTCGGACTGACGGAGCGGAAAGACGATCTGCTGAAAACCTATTCCTCCGGCATGAAACAGAGGGTGAAATTCATCTTTGCCCTGCAGCATCAGCCGCAATTATTGATTCTTGATGAACCGGTATCCAATCTGGATATTGCCGGCAAAAACCAGATATATGACATGGTGCGCGAATACGCAAAAGATCACGTGGTGGTTGTTGCCTCTAATGAGGAAGGTGACCTGGCGCTCTGCTCCCGGGTGATATATCTTGGCGACTATAAAAACAACGGGAACGGGGAGGGAAGATGA